CGATACTGAACAGGCACGGATCGGGCAGGAAGTGTAAATTCTTGTAGAAGCTTGCCACCTTGTACGGTGGGGTGGGATACACAAAGGAACTCACCAAATCGTCATGATTGGCGACTACAAACACCTCCGTCTGCCCACCGACCGTGTTCATGATCGTGCCGATGATTTTCTCGAAATATTCGTCGAACGTTTCGGCAACTTCCGCGTACAGCTTGCAGTTGGCATCGGCAAAAGGTCCGGTAAGGATCAGCACATCCGGTGGATTGTTCGAACAGTAGACCAACAGATTGGAGAGCTTCTCGTACAGTAAATCGTCTCTATCCGTAAACGGACCGCTCGCAATCACTATCGTCAGAGTTTTGTCCAGGCTTGTTGGCGTGCGTGGAAGCATCAGCGTTCGCTCACAATGTATTTGGCTCACGGAAAACATTAATCCACGCGGATTTATGCCTTCCAACAGCACGGTTTGTCCGGGAAAGAGTGACCACCACGAAGGGACCTTTACCTTACTCAAATCGAGCCTGGTGTACCGCAGCGTATGCTCATCGAAATCTACGATTGCTAGTTTGCTGGCCTGATTACGACCACCAGCACTTACCGAGGTGGCGACACTGGTACTAAGGGACGATTCGGCAACAATTCTCCCCAGTACACGAACGGGTTCCGAGCTAGGATAGTCCACATGATGTACCTTAACGCCATCGAACCAGTTGCAGAATTTCTCCTCTTCCATCCCATCATTTCCGGTTTCGTCGTCCTCCGTAGGTTCCTTTTTCACAATATTAGACGCTTCCAAAGGTGTAGAATCGGTCTCGTTGTTGGAGGCTTCGACCTGTTCCTGTTTCTGCATCTttgattgctttgtttttaccGCCAACCGTTTACAGATGGCATTGCCACACTCGTAGATGCGATCACCGAGGATCATCACACGATCGTAGCTCGTGTCAAACATGTATTTGCTTCCATCGTTAGCAAACTTCGACGCGTTCATTGCAAAGCTTATACCTTTCCCACGGCTACCACCACCGACAATACTCCGCTTGTTTCGATCACCCAACGATACATCATCTTGATCGTCGACCGTCGGGATGGAATCGTTGATTTCGCCGGTCGTGGCTGATCCTGGTAAC
This region of Anopheles marshallii chromosome 2, idAnoMarsDA_429_01, whole genome shotgun sequence genomic DNA includes:
- the LOC128707558 gene encoding DNA polymerase alpha subunit B, which gives rise to MVSIQTIREQFDELGIEPSDEVINKCIEICNNNDITDPIEFVEQWMAYSVSKLSGAEPTVSYLSEMEAHEYTSKVRKAKKMSTIAAAAGNVGASPRMDTKVSKITTYRNVDSVEQDVLEMYGCITPKNKKSTSRLQHNVNTPDGVRGGGSPFTTVTYSPISASSKKNDPNVPSKAGQVVYTYGSAKLLKQFQWLPGSATTGEINDSIPTVDDQDDVSLGDRNKRSIVGGGSRGKGISFAMNASKFANDGSKYMFDTSYDRVMILGDRIYECGNAICKRLAVKTKQSKMQKQEQVEASNNETDSTPLEASNIVKKEPTEDDETGNDGMEEEKFCNWFDGVKVHHVDYPSSEPVRVLGRIVAESSLSTSVATSVSAGGRNQASKLAIVDFDEHTLRYTRLDLSKVKVPSWWSLFPGQTVLLEGINPRGLMFSVSQIHCERTLMLPRTPTSLDKTLTIVIASGPFTDRDDLLYEKLSNLLVYCSNNPPDVLILTGPFADANCKLYAEVAETFDEYFEKIIGTIMNTVGGQTEVFVVANHDDLVSSFVYPTPPYKVASFYKNLHFLPDPCLFSIEDLEIGVTTVDVIKQLIESECTAAHVAMGSAASAGGDKIKRAYGHLFHQASFYPLNPPSEDVPLDVDMLNEFGRLTRVPNVMICPSALNRYVREINGCVCINPGFVDGGLAADGSYARLILQPPEIDNSTVIQQQKDNPSTGSSTTTPGTYIACQLVKT